Proteins encoded within one genomic window of Haladaptatus sp. QDMS2:
- a CDS encoding A24 family peptidase, whose protein sequence is MFASTPDLLRLLIIPILGWAAWRDIKTRRVPNETWIPLAILAVSLFAWDASVAYTASEFARQLFTIRAGLSVGIVIPLSYLFWRIGGFGGADAKALFVIAVLFPTFPVYRIADTVLPSVWTPLGVFSLTILTNAVLIGIAYPVVLTLSNALSGDISKVMFVGKRITWDEVTRSYGRILETSSGFTRGGLDIDALRMYLRYRGLTLEELRANPNAFRDPATLPAEPNHPGDGALADGGVELEQSPKPDPADPAAADPWGAQAFLDDIDHWAYGTTPQQLREGLDLLVTAENVWISPGIPFIVPLFVGLLVALSYGDVLFAILEAIGLA, encoded by the coding sequence GTGTTTGCTTCGACTCCAGACCTCCTGCGACTTCTCATCATCCCGATTCTCGGGTGGGCGGCGTGGCGCGACATCAAGACGCGCCGGGTGCCAAACGAGACGTGGATTCCGCTCGCGATTCTCGCGGTCTCGCTGTTCGCGTGGGACGCCTCCGTCGCTTACACGGCCAGCGAATTCGCCCGCCAACTGTTCACGATTCGGGCCGGACTCAGCGTCGGCATCGTCATCCCACTCAGCTACCTGTTCTGGCGCATTGGCGGCTTTGGCGGCGCGGACGCGAAGGCGCTGTTCGTTATCGCCGTGTTGTTCCCGACGTTCCCCGTCTACCGCATCGCCGACACCGTACTCCCGTCCGTCTGGACGCCACTCGGCGTGTTCTCGCTCACGATTCTCACGAACGCCGTCCTCATCGGTATCGCCTACCCAGTCGTCCTGACGCTCAGCAACGCCCTCTCCGGGGACATCTCGAAGGTGATGTTCGTCGGCAAGCGCATCACTTGGGACGAGGTCACGCGCTCGTACGGTCGCATTCTCGAAACCTCGTCGGGATTCACCCGCGGTGGCCTCGACATCGACGCCCTTCGGATGTACCTGCGCTATCGCGGCCTCACCCTCGAAGAACTCAGAGCGAACCCGAACGCCTTCCGCGACCCGGCGACGCTCCCCGCGGAACCGAATCATCCGGGTGACGGCGCGCTCGCAGACGGCGGTGTCGAACTCGAACAGTCGCCGAAACCCGACCCGGCAGACCCCGCCGCCGCCGACCCCTGGGGCGCACAGGCCTTCCTCGACGACATCGACCACTGGGCGTATGGAACCACGCCACAGCAACTCCGCGAAGGGCTCGACTTGCTCGTCACCGCAGAGAACGTCTGGATTTCGCCTGGCATCCCGTTCATCGTCCCGCTGTTCGTCGGCCTGCTCGTCGCGCTCTCCTACGGCGACGTGCTGTTCGCCATCCTCGAAGCGATTGGCCTCGCGTGA
- the hisI gene encoding phosphoribosyl-AMP cyclohydrolase — protein sequence MTIALAFDEQDLLPAIAQDDETGEVLMLAYVTEEAVEQTKETGLAHYYSRSRDELWKKGGTSGHVQHVSEIRVDCDGDTLLYLVQQEGGGACHTGYRSCFYRTIDGEVVDEKAFDPDDVY from the coding sequence ATGACGATTGCCCTCGCGTTCGACGAACAGGACCTGCTGCCGGCCATCGCGCAGGACGACGAGACGGGCGAAGTGCTGATGCTCGCCTACGTCACCGAAGAAGCAGTCGAGCAGACCAAAGAGACGGGCCTCGCCCACTACTACTCGCGCTCTCGTGACGAACTCTGGAAGAAAGGAGGAACCAGTGGTCACGTCCAGCACGTCTCGGAAATTCGCGTCGATTGCGACGGCGACACCCTCCTCTACCTCGTCCAGCAGGAGGGCGGCGGCGCGTGCCACACGGGCTACCGGTCGTGTTTCTACCGGACGATAGACGGCGAGGTGGTCGACGAAAAAGCGTTCGACCCGGACGACGTGTACTGA
- the glmM gene encoding phosphoglucosamine mutase yields MKVFGSSGTRGVANIELTPSFALRVAAAAGTVWNADRVAVGRDTRTTGRMLADAAASGLASTGADVDRIGVIPTPGLQAYAERECIPALMITASHNPPEYNGIKLVGDDGVELSKHQLERVEGTILGEKFDKIPWDETGNTRIVEGARKAYVEELLEAVDREKIADANLTVALDPGHGAGSLTSPDFFRELGCDVVTVNAQPDGHFPGRDPEPIPENLADLGRLVRAADADIGIAHDGDADRAIFYDENGRYIEGDATLAALAAAELKPEDATVSAVNVSQRLVDLTAEVGASLELTPVGSTNIITRIEELQRGDVHVPIAGEGNGGVLFPDYRLARDGAYTAAKFLELLADRQASEVVKQFEGYENIRTKIHYDTDAEYDAMLFAAEQHAEKASAELSTIDGFRLDHGDAWVLVRPSGTEPLIRIYAEAHGKHRAQELVDGMYEALVEAKLEATSEAEEE; encoded by the coding sequence ATGAAAGTATTCGGGTCGAGTGGCACCCGCGGTGTGGCGAACATCGAACTCACGCCGTCGTTCGCCCTGCGCGTCGCGGCGGCCGCTGGAACGGTCTGGAACGCAGACCGCGTCGCGGTCGGGCGCGACACACGAACCACCGGGCGAATGCTGGCCGACGCCGCCGCGAGCGGCCTCGCGAGTACGGGCGCAGACGTAGACCGCATCGGCGTCATCCCAACGCCGGGCCTCCAGGCATACGCAGAACGCGAGTGCATCCCTGCGCTCATGATTACGGCGAGCCACAACCCGCCCGAGTACAACGGCATCAAACTCGTCGGCGACGACGGCGTCGAACTCTCGAAACACCAGCTCGAACGCGTCGAAGGCACCATCCTCGGTGAGAAGTTCGACAAAATCCCGTGGGACGAGACGGGAAACACCCGCATCGTCGAGGGGGCACGGAAAGCGTACGTCGAAGAACTCCTCGAAGCCGTCGACCGCGAGAAAATCGCCGACGCGAACCTGACCGTCGCCCTCGACCCCGGCCACGGCGCAGGGTCGCTCACCAGCCCCGACTTCTTCCGCGAACTCGGCTGCGACGTCGTGACGGTCAACGCCCAACCGGACGGCCACTTCCCGGGTCGAGACCCCGAACCGATTCCAGAGAACCTCGCTGACCTCGGGCGACTCGTCCGGGCGGCGGACGCCGACATCGGCATCGCCCACGACGGCGACGCAGACCGGGCCATCTTCTACGACGAGAACGGGCGCTACATCGAGGGTGACGCGACGCTCGCCGCTCTTGCTGCGGCCGAACTCAAACCCGAGGACGCCACCGTCTCCGCGGTGAACGTCTCCCAGCGCCTCGTCGACTTGACCGCCGAGGTGGGCGCATCGCTCGAACTCACGCCTGTGGGAAGTACGAACATCATCACCCGCATCGAGGAACTCCAGCGCGGGGACGTCCACGTCCCAATCGCCGGGGAGGGCAACGGTGGGGTACTGTTCCCCGACTACCGCCTCGCCCGCGACGGGGCCTACACCGCCGCGAAGTTCCTCGAACTCCTCGCAGACCGACAGGCGAGCGAGGTGGTCAAGCAGTTCGAGGGGTACGAGAACATCCGGACGAAGATTCACTACGACACCGACGCCGAGTACGACGCGATGTTATTTGCCGCAGAACAGCACGCAGAGAAGGCGTCCGCGGAACTCTCGACCATCGACGGCTTCCGCCTCGACCACGGCGACGCGTGGGTGCTCGTCCGCCCGAGTGGGACCGAACCGCTCATCCGCATCTACGCCGAGGCCCACGGCAAACACCGCGCCCAGGAACTCGTCGACGGAATGTACGAGGCGCTCGTGGAGGCAAAACTGGAAGCCACGAGCGAAGCAGAAGAGGAGTAG
- a CDS encoding sodium:calcium antiporter, translated as MRQKSLGAIAATVVLTLPWIAVWLGLVPSLSTGATVVVSGLAVLGASFLLAWGAETAEKDVPRAFAIAVLAVLAVAPEYAVDALYAWNAGVFAGTERGVEAGNLAIANMTGANRILIGIGWAGITLFTLYRSGSSKDSSVERRTGFLADVVKLDRDIGLEIVFLLVATLWAFLVPLGGGIDILDMLFLVGLYVAYIAIILKGDIEHEEHNVGVPAYLQRFPKGKRIATVIALFAFSGLMIFTAVEPFAHGLEELGKNVGIPSFFMIQWVAPLASESPELIVVAYLVNKARSTAGFNALISSKLNQWTLLIGTLVVVYSIALGTYGALPFDQKQSGEIWLTAAQSFFAISILVNFEISAREAVVLLTLFVSQVVIEFLLIREYISLAISSYELLLAYSVLYIVIGALLFFTRRKAFRGILKQTRGTVGEALGSGRNESVSADD; from the coding sequence ATGAGACAAAAATCGCTCGGCGCAATCGCGGCAACGGTCGTGCTGACGCTGCCGTGGATTGCCGTGTGGCTTGGCCTCGTGCCGTCGCTCTCGACGGGCGCGACGGTCGTCGTGAGCGGTCTCGCCGTTCTCGGCGCGTCGTTCTTGCTCGCGTGGGGGGCAGAGACCGCAGAGAAGGACGTGCCGCGAGCGTTCGCCATCGCTGTTTTGGCGGTGCTCGCCGTTGCACCCGAATATGCGGTTGACGCACTCTACGCCTGGAACGCAGGGGTCTTCGCCGGCACAGAACGCGGCGTCGAAGCCGGTAACCTCGCCATCGCGAACATGACCGGCGCGAACCGCATCCTCATCGGCATCGGCTGGGCCGGCATCACGCTGTTCACCCTCTATCGTTCCGGGTCGTCGAAAGACTCCTCCGTCGAGCGACGGACTGGTTTCCTCGCAGACGTGGTCAAACTCGACCGCGATATCGGTCTCGAGATCGTCTTCTTGCTCGTCGCCACGCTGTGGGCGTTCCTCGTCCCACTCGGTGGCGGCATCGACATCCTCGACATGCTGTTCCTCGTCGGCCTCTACGTCGCCTACATCGCCATCATTCTCAAGGGCGACATCGAACACGAAGAACACAACGTGGGCGTTCCCGCCTACCTCCAGCGATTTCCAAAAGGCAAGCGGATTGCCACCGTCATCGCGCTGTTCGCCTTCTCCGGACTGATGATTTTCACCGCCGTCGAACCCTTCGCACATGGCCTCGAAGAACTCGGCAAGAATGTTGGCATTCCGTCGTTCTTCATGATTCAGTGGGTCGCGCCGCTGGCCTCCGAGTCGCCGGAACTCATCGTCGTCGCCTACCTGGTGAACAAGGCGCGCTCGACCGCCGGATTCAACGCGCTCATCTCCTCGAAACTCAACCAGTGGACGCTCCTCATCGGGACGCTCGTGGTGGTCTACTCCATCGCACTTGGCACCTACGGTGCGCTCCCGTTCGACCAGAAGCAATCCGGCGAAATCTGGCTCACCGCAGCCCAGTCCTTCTTCGCCATCTCGATTCTGGTGAACTTCGAAATCTCCGCCCGCGAAGCGGTCGTCCTGCTCACGCTGTTCGTCTCGCAGGTCGTCATCGAGTTCCTGCTCATCCGCGAGTACATCTCGCTCGCGATTTCGAGCTACGAACTCCTTCTCGCCTACTCGGTGCTCTACATCGTCATCGGCGCGCTTCTGTTCTTCACCCGCCGGAAGGCGTTCCGGGGCATCTTGAAGCAGACGAGGGGTACGGTTGGTGAGGCATTAGGGAGTGGGAGGAATGAGTCGGTGAGCGCGGACGACTAA
- a CDS encoding HVO_2922 family protein — protein sequence MATRATFEVFQDNADQWRWRLVASNGNIIADSGEGYQTKQGVERGIESVKKNAASATVEFLD from the coding sequence ATGGCAACGCGCGCAACGTTCGAAGTGTTCCAGGACAACGCAGACCAGTGGCGCTGGCGACTCGTCGCCTCGAACGGCAACATCATCGCAGACAGCGGCGAAGGCTACCAGACCAAACAGGGCGTCGAGCGCGGCATCGAGAGCGTCAAAAAGAACGCCGCCAGCGCGACCGTCGAGTTCCTCGACTGA